A single Sphingomonas sp. IW22 DNA region contains:
- a CDS encoding type II secretion system F family protein encodes MTDATAPTLLGFDVYLIATALSAVAALATIMAVYAAISIRDPMARRVKALNDRREQLKAGITASTSKRRAKIVQKNETADRIRNLLQSLKVLQEEQVKAAQGKLMQAGIRSKEWAVAVIFGRMVLPIVLGGPVLYWVYGTDAFADWSPLKAYGLVAGALIGSYKAPDLYLKNRIQKRSEAIRKGLPDALDLLVICAEAGLTVDAAFHRVARELGRAYPELGEEFSLTAIELGFLTDRRQAFENLSMRVDLEAVKGVVTTMIQTEKYGTPLASALRVLSAEFRNERMMRAEEKAARLPAIMTVPLILFILPVLFIVILGPAACSINDQLLNR; translated from the coding sequence ATGACCGACGCGACCGCCCCCACCCTGCTTGGCTTCGACGTCTATCTGATTGCGACCGCGCTGTCGGCGGTGGCGGCGCTGGCAACGATCATGGCGGTCTATGCCGCAATCAGCATCCGCGACCCCATGGCTCGCCGGGTCAAGGCGCTGAACGATCGCCGCGAACAGCTGAAGGCCGGCATCACCGCATCGACCAGCAAGCGGCGCGCAAAGATCGTTCAGAAGAACGAGACCGCCGATCGCATCCGCAACCTGCTGCAATCGCTGAAAGTGCTGCAGGAAGAGCAGGTCAAGGCCGCTCAGGGCAAGTTGATGCAGGCCGGTATCCGGTCGAAGGAATGGGCCGTAGCCGTCATTTTTGGGCGCATGGTGCTGCCAATCGTGCTCGGCGGGCCGGTGCTGTACTGGGTATATGGCACCGACGCATTCGCTGACTGGTCGCCGCTCAAGGCATATGGGCTGGTCGCCGGTGCGCTGATCGGCTCTTACAAGGCGCCCGATCTCTACCTGAAAAACCGGATTCAGAAGCGGTCCGAAGCGATCCGAAAGGGGCTGCCCGACGCGCTCGACCTTCTGGTCATCTGTGCCGAAGCGGGCCTTACCGTGGACGCCGCCTTCCACCGCGTGGCGCGCGAGCTGGGCCGCGCCTATCCCGAACTGGGGGAAGAGTTTTCGCTGACCGCCATCGAACTCGGCTTCCTGACCGACCGGCGGCAGGCGTTCGAAAATCTGTCGATGCGCGTCGATCTGGAGGCGGTGAAGGGCGTCGTCACCACAATGATCCAGACCGAGAAATATGGCACGCCGTTGGCGTCGGCGCTGCGCGTCCTGTCGGCTGAGTTCCGCAACGAACGGATGATGCGCGCCGAGGAAAAGGCAGCCCGCCTGCCCGCGATCATGACCGTCCCATTGATCCTGTTCATCCTGCCGGTGCTCTTCATCGTCATCCTCGGCCCGGCGGCCTGTTCGATCAACGATCAACTGCTCAATCGGTAA